The following proteins come from a genomic window of Oncorhynchus clarkii lewisi isolate Uvic-CL-2024 chromosome 23, UVic_Ocla_1.0, whole genome shotgun sequence:
- the LOC139381598 gene encoding transmembrane protein 150A-like, which translates to MVLWSLLPISLSLVSLIGTWVTYGLAYSYDHVCSLNNWAPGNPCGNNTTMACCQVPTISTSGTSSPENSLFTATINAASFLFMVFCIFHHAHILERNSVHSMLSRIALVFGGVAAVGAFVAGNCNPEYLTLAHYLGAAVSFLCICFYSLLLTVLTGKCVLTRMEWFLYPARVMSTAVQIIVTIGYAILFVQEEYVYKHSAAVFEWILSVNLELFELSFAVEFCFFSSSMLCTLLGKKDEEKPILLA; encoded by the exons ATGGTCCTCTGGAGTctactccccatctccctctccttggTGTCTCTCATTGGCACATGGGTGAC GTATGGCCTGGCATACAGCTATGACCATGTGTGTTCCCTCAACAACTG GGCCCCCGGGAACCCCTGTGGAAACAATACAACAATGGCATGTTGTCAAGTTCCCACCATTAG CACGAGTGGAACAAGCTCACCAGAAAACTCTTTGTTCACAGCCACCATCAATGCTGCTTCATTTCTGT TTATGGTGTTCTGTATCTTCCACCATGCTCACATCTTGGAGAGGAACAGTGTCCACTCCATGCTCAGTAGAATCGCCCTGGTGTTTGGTGGAGTGGCAGCCGTCGGGGCCTTCGTGGCTGGGAACTGCAAT cccgaGTACCTAACACTGGCCCATTACCTGGGGGCTGCGGTAAGCTTCCTGTGTATCTGTTTCTACAGCCTGCTCCTCACGGTGCTCACAGGGAAGTGTGTTCTGACCCGGATGGAGTGGTTCCTCTACCCAGCACGGGTCATGTCTACTGCGGTCCAAATCATTGTCACTATTGGCT ATGCAATCTTGTTTGTACAGGAGGAATACGTGTACAAGCACTCAGCGGCCGTGTTTGAGTGGATACTGAGCGTCAACCTGGAGCTGTTTGAGCTCAGCTTCGCTGTTGAgttctgtttcttctcctcctccatgttgTGTACACTGCTGGGGAAGAAAGATGAGGAGAAGCCTATCCTTCTGGCCTGA